The genomic stretch CTACACTTCACAATTTGACAAGCTCGTAGAATGGCCACAATTTATACAATGTAATATGTTTAAGTAGATACATTTTACACcattccataaaaaaaaaatatttccagACTTTTGCCATgcctttttaaaattcattatGCATGAGAAAAAAAGTGCTCTATAAATGAATTTTTCCAATaatgttttttctgtttttaaccaTTTAAGTTTACAGTTATGGAATTGACATTGATGTAAAACCAATTTTTTTAATGGAAGACCTCCCGCTTGgtatgttttaattttttccacacTTCTTTGATTATATGTTTATGcatattaattattttcatgATATTATAAATGAAACAATAATTTAATATCCAATCATCTTTGTTCCTATTTTGGTGAATTAATTGTGCTTTTTATTGACCACAGTTTAACTAAATACTTCTTAACTAAACAGCGAAGTCATTGGTGCATGCCATTAAAAATTATTACAGCAGAACTCAGTAGTCGCCATAaccattaaataataataatcactttTCTTTGAATCCTggaagaaaaatattttcagctCTGACAACATATATTACAGCAAATTTTTCGTTACACAGCTGATTCAAATGACTTAATTCACATTGCACATGTAAATCCATAGAAGCACAATTAGGCATAAATAAAGATATATTATACATTTCTTCCCATTTAGGTGCATATGCTTTTACAATTAATGCGACGGGCCCACCAGGTCAGCCATTAACTTATGCACTTGGAGGAGATGATGCATTTTACTTCAGTGTTGCACGAGACACAGGAAGCGTATCCATAAGGTCTTACTTGGACAGAGAGGTAAGTTCTTTATGGCTTGTTTAACAACCTATGCGTTTCAGTAAATGCCGCTAACAGACAGATGTACTTATTATTTTCAGGCGAAGAGAACACTTCTGTTATTGGTTGTGGTTTCTGATGGTCAAAACGAGGTACGTACAATATATGTCTccctatttgtgtgtgtgtagaatCATGTTTATGtaactgatatatatatattttttttggatTAGGCGAGGAGACAACTTTCTATAATTGTACGCGATGCAAATGATAATCCGCCGATATTTGATCCCCCATTGTATGACATAAATGTGCCAGAAGTaagtgaaatatatttatatatatatatttttatttatttatatacatcaCATGaaacaaattattcacaaacatctgtgaaaaTATACATTATGTATAACTACAGGACTCAACAACATAGCTAATGCACTCTAAGATTACATTCTTCTTttgttaaacatttttttccccagaatacTCTACCAGGAGTACTGTTTCAAGTGACAGCCACTGATCGTGATGAAGGGGATGCAAAAACGATTGTGTACAGAATTGACAATGTAAATTGCTTTAATTTAATCATTAGCAATTATTTCATTGAAGTGCATTAAGGTGGCTGATTGATTATATTATTTTGTGTAGGTTATACCAAGTACGGGCAACGACCTCTTTTCAATTAATGAAATCACTGGTAATGTCAGTCTTATGGGATCTTTAAATTACACAAGCAAAAGCACTTTTTACCAGTTAAAAATCAACGCATCGGTAAGTGTAACATTTGTGGTTTTTTCCtcattgttttctgtttattgTGTGATTGATCTTCAAACTTTGTACACTATgtaataaatacacaaaattaaaaaagtGAAATACTATGAACGTTATTTTTACTACTTGAAGGACAAAGGTGGCCCACTTAACGGAGAATTCGTTATCCAGTCCAGTACAGTTTTTGCCTCCATTAATGTCATTGATGTTCCTGATCTTGATCCACAATTTATAAACCTTCCATATGTAGCCACTGTTGATGAAAACACACCTGTGGTAAGTGTTAATGATGAATTATTTGGCTCATTATATATGGAAAAATGTTTTCTATATGTGTACATTTGTAGTCATGTTATTACAGCTGTGCAGTTTCTCTTGAACTTTTAGGGAATCTCTGTAATCGAAGTCTTGGCTATAGATCCTGACATGGGAGTCAATGCCAACATTGTCTATACAATTCAAAGTAAGAGTTACTCTCtattcttttatttaaaaaaacaaaaacttgcaTGTTACTTTTGTATTACTCATTTTGTGACTGAAACAATACAATAATTTAAAACACCCAACCTGTTATTCTATTATAGGTACCAATGTGCCCGATTTATTTGAGATTAATGAAATTACTGGATTAATATCAGTCAAAATGGTTTTTGATAGAGAGGAACTATTGGACATTGATGACATTGTTACACTGAAAGTTATGGTAAGTGGCAAGTTACATACTTTTGGTCTACTGGAATAGGTACATGTACATGTTCAAGGACAAAAAAAGGTATATAAAAGCATCATATTAGGTATACTACTTATGTGATAAGGAAAGATTGTTTTCTTATGCTAATTGTGAGCTTTCTGCTTTTTTCTAGGCTATGGAAACTGAAGAAAATGTTCATGGAAATTTTCCCAGCACCACGACAGATGTGAAGATCACTATTGGTGATGTTAATGACAACAAGCCTAAGTTTTATTATTGTGATGCCACACAATGTGATTTAAATACACAAGCAAGTGATTTCAGTGGCGACATCGATGAACACTCATTTGTGGGCGCCTCTGTAAACGGTTTAAATATTTTAGCAATGGATCTGGACCAGGTAAGGCTTTGATTATTTTTCTCTTATTGTAAAAAAGTTGTATTCTTGTTAAACATATTTAATGCATAGATGCACAAAAACAGCTGTAGTCTTGCTGTCTTTTTTTCGTGCACATTACCATGTAGCAATGTTAAAACTTACAGTAATGACATGAAATGCAAATAAGTGCTCAAGTAACATAAGGAAGACTTTCGAAtccagtgtgtttttttattcagGGACAAAATGCCAAGTTCACGTTGCACTTAGAAGGTCCAGACAAAGACGCCTTTCAGGTGTCGCCTTCCGCCGGCATCTCAAAAGCTGAAGTACAAATTCAGGTCAAAAACCAACAAGATGTCGACTACGAAGAAAAGAAATTTATGATAGTGGAGGTAAAGATGCATAGTTGCATGGGGTGTTTTATAAAGCAATCTGACTGATTTACTTGACCTAAAAGTTCAGGTGTTAAAACGTTAAGTATAAATGCATTGCAAGCAACATAGCACCTGTTCTGTTTGGATCAGGGACATGAATGGAACTTAATTCCTAATCAtatgtatggaaatattttttcAGCAAATTTTTCACGAAATACTTGTTGTTAGCAGGTTTTTGCTTAAATAAGCACATGAGTTTTGCTACGAAAATAGACGGGGAAATATATTTGTTGCCTCTACAGGTTGTTGCCACTGAAGATTCCACAAGTGACAGCTTTTCCACAGCCACTGTCACCATCCAGATCAATGACATTAATGACAACTTTCCAACTTTCAAGCAGGACACCTATGAAATAGCAGTGAAGGAACACAGTCCAATAGGCACAATCATAGCCACCATTACAGTATggctttttcatttaaatgtgttttcttttttgtttaagACTAGCTCATTTGGAAACTAGTTTGGCAGTAGCAATTAATGTTGAAGTTCAAAAAAAGAGTGTAGTTCATCAACCAGACACTGACATCAACAAAGACATTTAAATTCTAATTTCAGGCTACAGATCCAGACACAGAAGATAAGGACAACATCACTTATACTCTTCTACCTGCTAACATGTAAGTCCGCACTCAGGGATCACTGTAAATGGAACATGAAGGTGCTATGATATGATATTGTAGGACTGAAAAACATATCTTCAGTAGCCATTCTGATGTGCAcaattttcatatatttcagTATTTTTGGATGATGTGGTCCAGTTTTAAAACACTGTTTAAGATAAAACGTTATGCATGTTATTTTCTTCCCTGAATCAATTTAATTGCACAGACATAAACCATGTAAGGTATGTTTCACTGATTCCAGGGGGAAATTTGTTTGCAAACACCATTGAGGAATATATACAGacacaaaaaatgaaaacaaacaacatAAAAGGAAAATACAGTCAAGATATTATGCTACATAAATAATGACTGAACTACGTGAAGAAACATTTCCCTTTACTcaattaataaaatttaaaatgttgATTTGATAATATGAATTCATTTCAAAGGACAAATAAATACTTGAATATAGATAATGCAATATACTAACTAATataaaattgtatttaatatgaattattaaatgtttttgtatattaatttatcatttaaaaaattattgtgGGACAACagaatttatataattatactGTTTTTCTATTTTTCAGATTGAATTATTTTGATGTTTACCCAAGTAATGGGAGCATTAAAGTGGTTGATGATGAAAAAATTGACCGTGAGATCACTTCCTTTTTTTATGCCACTCTAAAAGCGACGGACACCAAAGAAAAGGTTGGAACGACAACCCTAGAGATAACACTCTTAGACATAAATGACAAAGTACCAAATATTACCAGGGAGTCATATTACGAGTTTGTGAAGGAAGGACCAAATCAGCAACTGAGATTCAAAGTCCAGGTGAGTTCATGTTGGAAGAGGTTAGAGTCCTGCTTTGGTCCAGTGTCTACGTGGCTGGTGCTTCAGTGTAACCTGTTTATGGGGGGCAGTGTGTCATCCAGGGGGTTAGAACTCTGCACCTGTAGTAGGAAAGTCATCGGTTCAAAATCTCATAACTGGCAGAATGGTACCAATGGGTTTCATGAACAGCGCCCATAACGTCAATGGGCTTCAGGGCTGCCAAATGCTGACCAACCCCATTTTTGACCCCCAAAACTGCCTGTCAACAAAAGATTGTACATGCGTCATGTGTCTCAAGGAGAGGAAGATGAGACCGgcaaaaatgtaaatgctaCCAACAGAATACTTTTAACAAACCTTTATGTCCCAGTACTACATTGCTATACTATTGAaagatataaatatacataaagaTGTAATCTATTAATTCAGAATTCCATCCAATGAATTTGTACCGTATCTCTTGCTTTGCAGGCCATTGATCAAGACGAACCAGAAACAAAGAACAGCAGGATCCAATACAGAATTGAAGAAAGCATGTTCAGCGACAATTTTACCATAAACATAGACACAGGAGAGTTAGAAAAGAAAGACCAGTTAGACAGAGAAGCAATAAACGCGTCACTCAATGGGGATATTGTGTTAAACGTAACAGCTACTGACATGGGGGAGCCACCTAGAGGCACATGGGTCAAAGTCACAGTCAATGTGCAGGTGAGGCTTTTTAACCCTTTCAGGCTCAAATTGAGTTTTTGTTGCTAAAGGACAACCAAGACCTGCAGTGGTActtttgagtaaaaaaaactcataaattATGTATCTGGGGTAATAAGGTAGTTAGTTTTTAACTGTTGCAAATCAGCAACGCCTGCCTTGAGAGGGTTAAAATAACATCGCAGAAAACTTTTACAATTTTGGCTCAAAATGGCCAAAAACTGAGCAATTTATTGGTTGACTACCACAATGTATACCATTAGTGTACAACATTCTCATATGTCCACCgtacttaatatttttaaatataaattaaccAGGGAAATTATGTCCCACTTGAATGATATTTTCTCTAGGGAGGAATATCTTTTTTCTCTCCCCCCACGGGTAGGGTGGGGCCCCAGGAATTATATTAGCCAGTCTCACTAACCAGTCCATCCCAAGATTTAAGGATCAAGACCgtgtcatgtgtgtgtgtccagatCATATAATGATATCAATGAAATAATGAAAGAATAGCAAAGTAATAGCAGAAGAATATtctttataaatatgtaaatacttGATATACAGTTTCTTACTTCTGTTTTCTACTTACAGGACATCAATGACAATACACCTCATTTTAGGGATCCTTCTTATGAATTCTTTGTCAAAGAAAGTAATAAGGGTAAGTAATCATTTTCTATTTGAACTAAATAATGGAAATACTACATACAGTCTAAATGGTGTTTTAGCTATATTAGTATTAGTATATAGTATTATTAGTATTGAAGCTTTCCAGAATAATTAGACAGAGAAGTATCACTGTGGGCCTATTATAAAGGTGGTAACAAGGATTTTCAACATAGTGTGCTTTATCACATAGTGAGGGGTGACACAAATGAGCAAAATTGtcattatgtttttttattatttgtctcCAGGGTCATTTGTGGGCTCAGTGTTTGCTGACGATGCCGACCAAACAGAGATTAACAATCGCATCTCTTTCCGTATCATTGATGGCAGCTTTGGCAACTTCATTATCATCTCCTCCGCAGAAGACACTGGGGGTTTTATTGGTAACATGTCTGTGGACCCAGATGTTGAGCTGGATTATGAGCAGGGGCAAAGGTTATACACTCTAACAATTGAGGCCACAGATCTGGGGCAGAGAAAGGATACAGTAAAAGTGAAGGTGAATGTGCTGGATGTAAATGACGAGCGGCCGACGTTGCCAAAAGATTTGACGTGGCATGTAGCTGAGAATACCACTGGTCTGGGGGTGGTGGGTAAAATCGCAGGGGGGGATCTGGACAGTAACCACTCCCTGGTCTATGAGCTCATCTCCACGCGCTGTTACTGCAATGCAACCATGGGTCCATGTGATGAGGAATGGTTCGTAGTGGAGCCCACAGGTGCTGTCATGGTCAACGAGGAATTCCAGGTTGACTATGAGAAGTGTACTCAAGTTCTGCTGGAAGTCCAGGTGGAGGACATTTTCACAGAGAAAGGGGAGAATACCAGTCTTCCAGGTTAGCGATGCTCTTCAGGGGAAAGGTTAATCACTCATTttaaatggatgaatgaatgaatgaatgaatgataatTAGTTAAATCTTCTGCAATATCATTAAAAAGAGGCTCACCCTCACATTGacaaataagtaaaataattgtattatattattagAAAATGGGGACATTAATTTACAGATGCTATAATTTAAACTTCTTTATTGATTAAATGGGAAACTACTGTTACAAGTATTTATTATATGTAATCTTATTATTGACTTATTGCTAACATTTTTTATCGCTAACTTTTTTTAAGCAATTGTGACAATCAATATTGATGACATCAATGACAACATTCCCATCTTCATAACCCCCGATGGAGTATTTGGTAAACTCATTTATTTTATACTGttattttgaaatatatattttttctagattagtaaatattttcatgCTAGCTGTATCCTGATCATATTCATTTGAAGGTAGTAATTATTTTTCAGTAAATTTTATATACTACTTATACATCATTTTCTCCATTTAAGTTGTTGTTTCTGAAGATACCGAGAAGGATAAGAGTGTTGCTTTTGTCTCTGTAAGTAATtagcttttttattatttagaagGTGCACATTTAAACTCTGATCACACCAGAGACTGCTGCAAATGCAACCAAATGCAATAATTCTTGTTTAATTAGGAAAATCGTTTTCAAACACAATTACATATATAATTGTTGACAATTTCCATATATTTCCATATATGAGTAACTTTCTCTTACTGATAGGCAAATCAGGTATTCcataaaagataaaaaaaaataattgtgttctAATATGGACACAAAGTGAAAACCATTCTTTTGAATCAGTGAACGGTATTCAGTTAATTAAATAGTCAAAAGCTCCATTTGTTCTGAATAGATTTCCAAGTAGACCTTAGCCTATGTAGTTATAATGGTGTCCCTACTAACTATTTCATAAATGTTCCAGTATCTGTTGCTGAGAGAAATTGTTGACTAGGCTGCTTATTCTTGAATTAAAGTGAtacatttctgtgttttttcacACACCTATTGACTGCTAACATTGTTTCCTTTGTATAAAGTGGTGAGAACGCATTTGCTACTATGTATAATGAGTTTAATAACTAACATCAATACTGAGAATCTACTCAATTTGTCTCCCCACTTAACAAAGGCTTTTGACCTGGATTCTGGAGACAATAAGGTCATCACATTTGACATATTATCAGTGAAGTTTgttgatactaataataatgaggTACCTATGGATGTATTTTATGCTGAAACCACTGCAAAGCTAGACTACTATGAAGGAACCATCAGGTAAAAATGAACGATAATTCACTTGAATTTATGTTTTTTGAATAATGAGATGTTGCAGTATTTCTTTGGCTTTGTAGTCTTATATTACTAAATTAGTTTATGTGCTTCAATTATATGATCAGAAATTTATGTTTAACAGAATTCCTATTAAAATGTATACAATTAATTTTCAGGTGCCTTGGCAGTCTTGACGGTAACTTGAAAGGAAAATACTCAATAACAGTAATAGCAAGAAACAAAGGGGATGCATCAGCAACAATTCAGATAGcggtatatattttaatttcacaaacCCCTGATGTTAATCAACACTTACCTTGGTTTTCATACACTTACCAAAGAATAAcaatatatgtactgtatatgaagTACTAAATACTATTTATATTAGCCATGGTTGTACATTTCTTACTAAATACATTATCCATATTTGGATTTTCCCATATAAAATGACaatacacacatgaacacaaaTACAAAGTCTTCCTACAAAATCCCATAGCTATTTTATGTTTTCTATAAATATAGATTTCTCAATTTCTACACTAACATTGTCAAAATGcagtattgtttttttgtattgaaATACAAGTACAATAAAGCAGGAATA from Paramormyrops kingsleyae isolate MSU_618 chromosome 10, PKINGS_0.4, whole genome shotgun sequence encodes the following:
- the cdhr2 gene encoding cadherin-related family member 2, whose amino-acid sequence is MPKPFLLLLASVYLAVYSYGIDIDVKPIFLMEDLPLGAYAFTINATGPPGQPLTYALGGDDAFYFSVARDTGSVSIRSYLDREAKRTLLLLVVVSDGQNEARRQLSIIVRDANDNPPIFDPPLYDINVPENTLPGVLFQVTATDRDEGDAKTIVYRIDNVIPSTGNDLFSINEITGNVSLMGSLNYTSKSTFYQLKINASDKGGPLNGEFVIQSSTVFASINVIDVPDLDPQFINLPYVATVDENTPVGISVIEVLAIDPDMGVNANIVYTIQSTNVPDLFEINEITGLISVKMVFDREELLDIDDIVTLKVMAMETEENVHGNFPSTTTDVKITIGDVNDNKPKFYYCDATQCDLNTQASDFSGDIDEHSFVGASVNGLNILAMDLDQGQNAKFTLHLEGPDKDAFQVSPSAGISKAEVQIQVKNQQDVDYEEKKFMIVEVVATEDSTSDSFSTATVTIQINDINDNFPTFKQDTYEIAVKEHSPIGTIIATITATDPDTEDKDNITYTLLPANILNYFDVYPSNGSIKVVDDEKIDREITSFFYATLKATDTKEKVGTTTLEITLLDINDKVPNITRESYYEFVKEGPNQQLRFKVQAIDQDEPETKNSRIQYRIEESMFSDNFTINIDTGELEKKDQLDREAINASLNGDIVLNVTATDMGEPPRGTWVKVTVNVQDINDNTPHFRDPSYEFFVKESNKGSFVGSVFADDADQTEINNRISFRIIDGSFGNFIIISSAEDTGGFIGNMSVDPDVELDYEQGQRLYTLTIEATDLGQRKDTVKVKVNVLDVNDERPTLPKDLTWHVAENTTGLGVVGKIAGGDLDSNHSLVYELISTRCYCNATMGPCDEEWFVVEPTGAVMVNEEFQVDYEKCTQVLLEVQVEDIFTEKGENTSLPAIVTINIDDINDNIPIFITPDGVFVVVSEDTEKDKSVAFVSAFDLDSGDNKVITFDILSVKFVDTNNNEVPMDVFYAETTAKLDYYEGTIRCLGSLDGNLKGKYSITVIARNKGDASATIQIAIYTIDKSYRVGLRFETSVAEVESNLDQIKGALAAATEATVRILEVVAENTEQRASEVTILGTYFIYTNGSAMDSNSVERRLQEDLYHANILRKYGLTYIVSGLTQEKEIDPVFVILLGLVAALVISLAIMITSLVCTRKSFQRKLKAAKAMNTATMLTTENRKTGAVVPGTNKYTMEGANPVLNLNIDTATDLGFDEDSSSDDIVSMNSLDYNQSDNGPMTIIQEEEEEDETSIGEQVYHTSIEPLGAALAQRDKKKDSGMQWGYDNPSLSTTDL